Part of the Plasmodium falciparum 3D7 genome assembly, chromosome: 10 genome, TGATATTGAAcaccatatatattatattctttattatatatagaacaTATTAAACAATTTTCACTTGAGCTaactaaataaaaattttctgGAATTTTTGTAACTTCATCATTATGATTCATCCAAACCGTTGTAATGTcacttttaatattttcaaataaaCAACAAGTCTCAttcattaatttataattagaATATAAATCCATAGCAGATGAACTATCACCAAAATTTCTacaatatgttatattattaatattatcatttcttAATATGTTTACATCAGTACATCCATATTCGGATGTCTTAGATTTCTTAACCTCACCATTCATCTGTACTGCTATCTCTTGCATACCATAACATATACCAAAAATTGGAATCTTCTTttctaaaaaatattcaaacaCTTCTTTCTTTAAATGTGGAGAACCAGCCTCTGTTACTGAATATGGACCACCAGATAATATAACAccttttatattcatatccTTAATATCTTTTAATTCAACACCATAATCTTTAGTTTcactaaatatttttatattgtttaatCTTTTTACAATCAAATGGAAGTATTGAGAACCGAAATTCAATACCAAAATCTTGTCATATTCCTCTCCttccattttaaaaaaataaaaaataataaaaaaaataaaaaaaaaaatatatatatatatatatatatatatatataaatatatataaagtaaaaatatatataatgataggtgattatatttttatatatattttttttttaataaatgggATCATTAAATCTGCAAAAAAAAGATATCTACATAATTAacctatttatataaatgaaatattttttctattatattattatgtatatataaaatattgtattatatatatatatatatatatatttacttataattgtttttttttttttttatttattattttattttttttcttttcttttcttttctatttCAATTCATCATACAAATATGTAgataacatattaaaaaaggaaaaagaaaaaatgaattcgaaaaatatatcttattcaaatttttatctattcacaatttgaaaaatatataaaaaaataaaacaaaataagaaaattctCATCTGATATTGTATTTCTACTAATATTTAGGTGAAGGTGATgaccatataataaatgtatttattatatattattataatattaaaagaacgtttataaaaattgtatttatttaaaaatgaaggcatgaaaaaaattgaatgtatcataattcaaaatattataatatatatatatatatatatatatataatataatataacttaCAATGagagaaaaaagaatatgcatacataaaaaataaataaataataaatacattattatttatattatattatattatatattatatattatattatatatatatatttctattgtgcccttatgatttatatattatttataatatatatataataatattattcattttatggTATACATTATAcatgtattaatttatattatatataacaaaaggatttctatatatttttttttaataatggtacatataataaattaatatttttttttatcatcaaaaagagaagaaaagtatataataaatatatcctGTACAAGGgcaaaacaaatatataaataaataaataaataaataaataaataaattttattatatatatttctactaatattatacatttatatattaaaccaCCATCtatttttaatgtttttccatataaattagttctttctttatataaccatagaaagaaaaaaaaaaaaaaaaaaaaaaaaaaaatcagaccgatattttattatattctatattttaaactatataataataacgtttgaatttttgaaaatttatttttattatatgatataaataaaaaagtatgTTATTCAGAAAATATCAACCATACTTtagtataaattattatacatattaaatataaatattattacaaaaatagaataaaataaaataaaataaataaataaatacatatatatatatatatatatatatacatatattttttgtcgTTGCATTAATTTGTgacctttttaattttatatgtaaatatttcatattaatGATGAGGAAgcaatatatagatatattattgtataaatataaagatattattatataagtataaatatgactttttatttattcctctatatatatatatatatttcttttacatgtgtatttttattatatatttttaatatatgtatgtctagtttataatattaataaaatgaattcttcttaatttatgtatgttacaaaaaaatattatataaatctaaCAAAGTCATACGCCAAAGGAAATGAGAGGCACTTGAATAAACATTTTTTGAAGTATttagtttatttttttttatttaaatctttatatatttatatattattagatgTGGATCCagcaaatattttatatatatatatatatatatatatatatatatattacacatatatataaattagaataaataataaatatcacCTTTGatataatcaaaaaaaaaaaaaaaaaactcgTAAGTAGAATGGATTAAAATTGCACTAATGTTTAATAAACACacttataaattttttcactttattatattaaaaacagatatatatttgaatgaTAAACCAAATTAGATataattgaaaaataaaatattttataaaaccaTAATgtcgtaaaaaaaaaaaaaaaatatacacatatatttatatatatagtacaaAATAGCATAACAGAACACTTCAAAAATTACGAAAATACaataacaaatattaaatattatgcaaacaggaaaatattaaaagaaacaGAAGAAAATTTTACacatttttttgatattataatataaagaataaataaataattaaataaataaattatttgtatacatatatataatatatattatattatatttttttaaaaaatatattttatttttaatgtatACTTAGAATATGATTAATTTTTGTACAAGATTTGACAAACAaattaatatacaaaaataataaatatatatatatatatatatatatatttttaatattttgaaaattttgtgaaacataatatattttacaaaataactATGTGAAACctaattatttcattttattttatattactaattttttttttttggaacatttatacattataaaataaatacaatttATACACAAAACATACATCAATATTTTACACTTttcaattataataaaatatatatatatatatatatatatatatatatatatatatatatttgttcaatattttttatttttcatttttcactATGTAACAGCTTTTATGttaattatatctttttaatttCCTGCTTTTTCTTTCATTCTTCCTTCTTAACCTTTTTCATTTGTGTCAACcctttgttaattttttctcctcttttttttttttttttttttcttttttaatattattaaattgtgATTTAAATATGATTCTTAACATTTAATAagttgatatatatatatatattttttttatttttttttattttttttttatttttttttttgttttagcTTATCtcgtttatatatttatttttgttaataaatttaagaTATTGTATGAAATtatactttttcttttaattatggatatgaaaaatatatatttaccgAAAGGTATAAGACTACCTTGTAAATTAAAATGGACTGTGGATAATAATTCAATGGTTAGTTCTAATCAGATTATAGCTTTTATAATTGAAGAGAATAAAGAAGTATTCACGGGAGAGGAGAATCAGGAGGTGGAACCTTCTATTAAGGAAGAATACATTAAAgacgaaaataataataacaagaataatgttgataataataatattgagaataaaaaaggaaatgatatattatttaaacaaGATAATTacaatgaaataaataataaacagATATGTTTAAAAGATGAACATATTGTAAAGGATATTAATTCAACTACTtttaatcaaaatataaataatttacatgACGACTCTAATAAAACggaagaaaataattcttcgccagataataataatcataatgagaataataatgattttataaaggataaaaatatacttaCAAATGATGATAAGAACAAGAACAttattaatgataatgatgtgCAGAGtgatcataaaaataataatgtgaaaaaaaaagaggataCAAATGTTATTAGTTTGGattcaaaatataatgaaaagaaaaatgtaataaattttattttaaataatagaaaaaatttcgaaataaaaaataatcctATTGTTTTaagaagtaataataatgggaaaataaatattttaaaaaatgatgataatcaagaatatatatatattaataatgaaaatgaattattatgTGAAGTTATAGATGTCAAATGTAATCATGAAATAATATTCTCAGGAATTTGTACAAATTGTCTTTTAAATCaagaagaaattaataaaagtgaagaacaaaaatattttgttacTCCTAGTTTCTTACCTGGacaaaatgaattatatataaatactgaTAAAGCCATTGatttagaaaaagaaagaatgagaaccattataaataaaaaaaaactttgCTTAGTTCTAGATTTAGATAATACACTTTTACATgcatcattttctttattatcggTTAATGTGAATagtgatataataaatattactacggatattaataatggtattttagaaaatgaaataaattatatagaagAATTAAATGCCCAAGTAGTATCTAATGCCAGCAATTCGGATGATACAAAATCGAAcacaaaaaataagaaagcTTCTCCCCTTGTATGTAAAttgaataatgaaaaaattttgtctatgaataataaaaataagattGAACATGAGAATACACAAAATTATATGGATAGAAATGATatgcaaaatataaatataaatgtgaataataataataataataataataataataattacaataataataataattacaataataataataattacaataataataataattacaataataataataattacaataataatagtaataaagaGGATGATGCCCTAATCAATGAAGACATAATATATCCCCacttttgtaaaaataaaaactcaATCGAAATGTACCCCAAAATTGAAGATATAAAAGCGTCATATCAAAATTATTGTGAATTTTTAGAAAAGGTAAATAccataaatttattaaaacataaaGGGAAATATATACACTATGAAGATTTTAATGACAATCAGATTAAAAGGAAAATTGAAAAATTAGAATCTAGTATTCTAAAAACAAATGTAAAATATCAAAAAGGagcttatattatttactatAAACTAAGACCAGGAGTAATTGAATTTTTAAGAACAATGagtgaaaaatatgaaatatatttatatactatGGGGACATTAGAACATGCAAAatcatgtttatttttattagatCCCCTTAGGAAATTTTTTGGAAATAGAGTATTTTCTAGAAAGGATTGTTTAAATAGCTTGaaacatttaaataaaatattacctACATATCGTAGTGTATCTATATGTATAGACGATAGTGATTATATATGGAAAGAAAATAGTTCTTGTATAAAAGTACAtggatataattattttcctGATATTAACTTTTTTGAAGATATTAAGAGAGCTCCATATTTCTTAACCaaattttttacttttgCTCAGTCCTATTTAAATTTCacatcaaatatatatcgttttattaatttcaaATGTAGTGAACATgaagaatttttaaaatattgtaaaaataatatcatgttatataatatgaaaaatcaGGTCCATTTCTCCAATGTGGAGACAACACATAACAGTAATAATTATGACGGACAAATAAAGGAAGATGTATATTGTACTacagaaaataatgaagtggagaaaaatgaattattaccAAGTATGAAAACAAATACATTTATTGAACcattagaaataaaaaataaaaatgagcATGAAACATCCTTAAATAGGAACAATTccttaaatattaataatgaatttGTGGAAATTAATGATAACAATTTTATAGATTTGGATAAAGAATTTGAAACGGATAATGAAAGTGATCTAGATTTGGAGGATGACGAAGGAGATGATATAAtagatatgtataatattaacaataataataataataatattattaatagttATAACGATACATACCATTTAGATACAAGAAATGATTTGATAGAATTATTTGACGaatcatataattatgacaaagaaaatattttagaaGATAACAGTAATTATTTAgataaacaaaatgatatatatgataataaggataaaactttaagaaaagaaatagaaCCATTACAATCATTATCatatgatgaagataatataatttatgatgaaaatataattcttcAAACAGTAGAAAATGGaattattgaaaataataatgttaatttgacgtatgaagaaaataaaatatcttttgaaaaggaagaagaaacaaatgaaaatgtgttaaaaaataataccaACTTATTAGAAGTAAATAAatcaattaataaaaaaaagaaaaaaaaaaaatgtaaaaaaaataatcaaataataaatagtGATATAAATACACCATTTTTACGAAatgatacaaaaaattatgtgCAACCAATTCCTTTGTTAAAAAAATCGGTTCATAGAAATATATCACATGAAGatgaaattattttaaaatttatatctgAAGAAAATTTCAGaagatatgaaaaatatgttcTAGATTTCTTATCTAACTACTTTGAAAAAAACGAAAACCATACAATGAAAAGTCAAGAGTCCTCTCAAGTGATTGAAGAGGAACATGTAGAAAGTTCAAAATGTGAAGTAACTAATGAAGATGCTCCTAGTGACGAAGATATATCTTATGAAGATGATTTTGAAGGAGAATTTGTAAATCTAAAAGATCAAGAGGATGAAATACATATGTTTTTAGATGATGATTTTGAGGGTGAATTTGTATATTTGaaagatgataaaaatgatgaagattatacatatatggaTGATTATATGGATGGTAAATATTCAAATGTCAAACATCAAAAAGATGAAGaacgtatatatataaaagatgaaaaaaataaacaagagattgaaaataataaaaataataaaaataataaaaataataaaaataataaaaatacctataaaaaaaattctgataaaaatgataatcctcgtaatgatttaaaaaaatatcgaatgaaagttaaaaaaaaaattgtaaaaaaaattaataaaaattcaaatgttaaaatatacaaaagttCAAAACATGTGAACGAAGtcaataataatactttaacaaataataatgaagtaaaacaaaacaatgaatattatgaatCTTTCTTTATTCCAAAAAATTTAACAGAATTCAATTTCAAAGATAATGATaaacaattatattatttaatgtcattattaaatgaaatacatgatattttttacataatgTTAGAACAATTTAAACGAAAAGAAACAAATGACGAAAATAGAGATgatcaaatatataactaTTTTTTAAGATATCCTGTTGTGCGTACGATATTGACTCAATATCGAAAACAAGTTTTAAAgggtacatataaataaataaatatatatatatatatatatatataaatcgatagatttatttatattaataaatacatgaatgatatattatattatattatatttatatcattttatattatcttctttttaGGTTTCACGTTCAATATAAGCTTATTATCAGATGACATTAAACGAAGCGATTTTATGGATAACATTGTAAAATTCGGTGGACTTATTAACAACCAAGACTACAATCATTTATTAACTGTTAATACTTttatagaaaatgaaaatattaaaaatgtgaGCACATCTAATTTGATGTGGCTCGAAAGAGCCCTTTATACTTGGaagtaataaataataaaatctttgtgaaaagaaatatatgtattattatattgtatatatatatatatatatgtatatattttttttttttttttttttttttccttttataaaCCATTCCTTTTTGTAGAAGTACCAATCCAAAGTATTATGACATGAAAACATGGGAAAAATTGCATCGGAATTTTTGGGATGTCATtgaatatgaagaaaataaaaaataaataatatgttatctcttacacatataaaaaataaaaagtttaatgaatatttcttttaaatttttttttttttttttttttcttttttgcaTTGTTtctgttatataatatgaatatataaattctatatacgaatattttatatacattttttttttttttttttttttttttttttttctatttttttatttaactttttgttttgttataACCtggaaaaatgaaaaagaaaatataaagaataaatgTGTATGGAAAAAaggaaggaaaaaaaaaaaaaagaattaagaaaataaaaaaaaatatataatatattagttTTTCTGGTTGATATAAATACaatttatttgataatatatatgtatattaaataatccttaatgtaatattaaaatgtgtTAAGGAggatgtaaataaataaaagtattaattttaaatatgagcaataaaataaatatatgagtTTTAGAGTTACCACACAGTTCATAAAAAATGTGAGGTACTTTTctgtaattatataaaggTGTCCTttaaggtatatatataaataaatatatatatgtatgtatgaaCATTATagagggaaaaaaaaaaaaaaaaaaaacaaatagaaaaaaaaaatatgtatataaatttagaaaaatatatgtatttatatatatatatatatatatatgtttttatttgtttcgttttttttaataaaatatatttataaatgatCAAAATAAGTTCATTAAGAAGAAAGGCAGACCCTCTATTAATTGTTAGTAAAAGATTACCGTCTTacataaaaaaggaaaaaataaatttaacgAGAAATAGCAacgttaataaaaaaaatgtaaaatattatcagATACCTCAATTTGTTCAAGAACTTATAAAATTTACACGAAAGAATAAACTTTGGAAGGAACAAAATAGTGAGAATATCATggacataaataataataataataataataataatgatcatccatatatacacaatattataaataaaaacaaaattcaTTACGTTAACAATCTTCTTGATGAAATACCGAAACATAAAAATTTGTTAACATCCTTTCTAATATGTGAAATATATGGATGCTTATACAAat contains:
- a CDS encoding NLI interacting factor-like phosphatase, putative → MDMKNIYLPKGIRLPCKLKWTVDNNSMVSSNQIIAFIIEENKEVFTGEENQEVEPSIKEEYIKDENNNNKNNVDNNNIENKKGNDILFKQDNYNEINNKQICLKDEHIVKDINSTTFNQNINNLHDDSNKTEENNSSPDNNNHNENNNDFIKDKNILTNDDKNKNIINDNDVQSDHKNNNVKKKEDTNVISLDSKYNEKKNVINFILNNRKNFEIKNNPIVLRSNNNGKINILKNDDNQEYIYINNENELLCEVIDVKCNHEIIFSGICTNCLLNQEEINKSEEQKYFVTPSFLPGQNELYINTDKAIDLEKERMRTIINKKKLCLVLDLDNTLLHASFSLLSVNVNSDIINITTDINNGILENEINYIEELNAQVVSNASNSDDTKSNTKNKKASPLVCKLNNEKILSMNNKNKIEHENTQNYMDRNDMQNININVNNNNNNNNNNNYNNNNNYNNNNNYNNNNNYNNNNNYNNNSNKEDDALINEDIIYPHFCKNKNSIEMYPKIEDIKASYQNYCEFLEKVNTINLLKHKGKYIHYEDFNDNQIKRKIEKLESSILKTNVKYQKGAYIIYYKLRPGVIEFLRTMSEKYEIYLYTMGTLEHAKSCLFLLDPLRKFFGNRVFSRKDCLNSLKHLNKILPTYRSVSICIDDSDYIWKENSSCIKVHGYNYFPDINFFEDIKRAPYFLTKFFTFAQSYLNFTSNIYRFINFKCSEHEEFLKYCKNNIMLYNMKNQVHFSNVETTHNSNNYDGQIKEDVYCTTENNEVEKNELLPSMKTNTFIEPLEIKNKNEHETSLNRNNSLNINNEFVEINDNNFIDLDKEFETDNESDLDLEDDEGDDIIDMYNINNNNNNNIINSYNDTYHLDTRNDLIELFDESYNYDKENILEDNSNYLDKQNDIYDNKDKTLRKEIEPLQSLSYDEDNIIYDENIILQTVENGIIENNNVNLTYEENKISFEKEEETNENVLKNNTNLLEVNKSINKKKKKKKCKKNNQIINSDINTPFLRNDTKNYVQPIPLLKKSVHRNISHEDEIILKFISEENFRRYEKYVLDFLSNYFEKNENHTMKSQESSQVIEEEHVESSKCEVTNEDAPSDEDISYEDDFEGEFVNLKDQEDEIHMFLDDDFEGEFVYLKDDKNDEDYTYMDDYMDGKYSNVKHQKDEERIYIKDEKNKQEIENNKNNKNNKNNKNNKNTYKKNSDKNDNPRNDLKKYRMKVKKKIVKKINKNSNVKIYKSSKHVNEVNNNTLTNNNEVKQNNEYYESFFIPKNLTEFNFKDNDKQLYYLMSLLNEIHDIFYIMLEQFKRKETNDENRDDQIYNYFLRYPVVRTILTQYRKQVLKGFTFNISLLSDDIKRSDFMDNIVKFGGLINNQDYNHLLTVNTFIENENIKNVSTSNLMWLERALYTWKSTNPKYYDMKTWEKLHRNFWDVIEYEENKK